In the Longimicrobium sp. genome, one interval contains:
- a CDS encoding DUF433 domain-containing protein: MSDTELLARITFRPGQCGGRPCIRGMRIRVADVLALLAAGAPEAE; the protein is encoded by the coding sequence ATGTCTGACACCGAACTTCTAGCTCGCATCACGTTCCGCCCTGGGCAGTGTGGCGGCCGACCGTGCATCCGAGGCATGCGGATCCGGGTGGCCGACGTGCTCGCTCTGCTTGCTGCCGGGGCGCCCGAGGCCGAAAT